The DNA sequence GCAGTGACGGGATGCCCACTTTGTCATCACCATGCTATGCTGGAGTTTCTGTTCCCTCAGCACAGAGCCCTTAAATGTGCCACTTTTTCTCCCTGCAGGAAGCAAGACCCGAGAAGGTGTGGTACAAGGTGTGGCTTCAGGTACCAGCCCAGCCCTGGCACCAGCCCCTTCTCTCACTTAGGCCGGTGATCTGGCCGGGAACCAGAGGGCAGGGGGGGGAGACCCCCAAGGCTTCTGCGGGAATGCGCTGTGGGAAGGGCAGGTCCCGGGATACAAGGTGGGGCATCGATGGTTCCCCCTTGCTCCCAAACCCCTTCCTCAACCCCCTCCCTGCTCCAGTGGCTGAAAAAACCAAGGAACAGGCCTCACATCTGGGAGGAGCTGTGTTCTCTGGGGCAGGGAACATCGCAGCAGCCACAGGCCTGGTGAAGAGGGAGGAATTCCCCACTGATCTGAAGGTAAGCGATCCTCCTGacccacacgtgcacacacacacacacacaccaggcacACAAATAAACCTGTCACCATCCCCACCCCCCCAATCCTGCCAGCATGGAACACAAGCTACTTTGCCTCCCATCCTGCAGGGCCGTGCTAGACTCAGCTCAGAATGCATCTGAATAAAGGTGTGCATGGGTGTGATGTGTGATGCTCCCAGTGATGGGGACCCCCAGACCTGGCTGTCTGCGTGTATCCTGCTTGCCAGCATGACCCAGATGACTACTGGCCATGTCTGCATGTGTCAATGattgttcattcatttcttttcattcaacaaatatccatGCCAGAGGAATTGTTGTAGAGGCTGCTGCAGTGAATAGGTTCCTTCGTTCCTGCAGCTGACATTGTAGTGGGAGAAGATAGTAAAACGCAAGCCAGCAGCCAGGCTGCTTTCCACGGGGATAAGTGCtacagagaaaagacagagagggCGATGGGACAGACAGGCAAGGGGTGAGAGGGCTATTTTAGctgggaaggcttctctgaggaagaACCATTTGAGCTGACACCCAAGGGATGAGAGAGGCAGCCTTGAGATGTGTGGCAAGCAAATTTCAGGCCATAGGAACAGCAAGTaccaaggccctgaggcaggttGGAGCAGGTGGGAGCTGTGCTAGGGTGGATGTGATCTGTGCAGTTGTGTTTCCGGGGGGCCACTCATGTGTGCATGGAGACAGATCCCCCTACTAGGACCCCCTAATAAAAGGGGATTAAGAGTTGTGAGCTCTGAACCCACTGACCCCTAACCTcagctgggtttgaatcctaacTCCACTACTTCCTGGCTGCGTGACCCTGGGCAGGTCCCACCATATCTCTGAACCCGATAGTTCGCTTATAAAATGTGAGTGAACACAATAGGACTCTTATGCAGATTGGAGATAATATAGATTAGATATTCTCAAAGCTTGAGTGTGTATCAATCACCAAGAGGCTGGGTTAAAATACAGATCATTGGCCCCATCCTTACaatttctgatttagtaggtctgagGTGGGGCTGGTagatctgcatttctaacaagtacccaggtgatgttgatgctgcagTTCCAGGGAGCATATTATGAGAACCATGGATATAAAGAGCTGGGTTTGCATAATGTGAGTGCCCCGCAAGAGATTGTGGCCACGTGATCACGCAAGCAGTCTGTGTCTGCCTGCAGGGGATCCTGTGAGCACAGGTGTGCCTGGAAGTGGACCCCATGACATGTGTGTGCAGGCATTAGCTGTGGACGTTCTGTGCCTGTCCACGGACATGTGCAGACCCTGCCTCCATGGGGCTGGGGGCTCCTTCTGCAGCATTGGGTTTGGGTGACCAGTGTACGTTCAGTGTGAGTGCATCCACCAGGCTGTGGGAGACCCCATGCTGCCCTCCACTCCTGCCATTTTGCATAGTTGGTTCCTTCCACTGTTGGAAGTCAGGGTCTTGACTCAGAAGTTCTAGTTCAAGccctgtctcttttttattttttatttatttatttatttttgagacggaattttgctcttgttgcccaggctggagtgcaatggcgtgacctccgcctcctggattctagagattctcctgcctcagcttcccaagttgctgggattacaggcacccgctaccacgcccagctaattttttgtgtttttagtagagacggagtttcaccacgttggccaggctggtctcgaactcctgacctcaggtgatccaccttcctcggcctcccaaagtgctgggattacaggcatgagccactgcgcccggccatgactTCCTATTTCTTATAATCATGTTACCAATAATCACTCCCATTCATTGATCTCTTTCATGAACAGGCACTGTCCTAGATGTTTTACATGAACTAACTCATTGACTCTTCACAATGTACCTATATGGCACCATAAccagcccattttacagatgaagagactgaggtttagagaagtgaagtcacttgcccaagacCCCAgttcctgcctgcctccctcatAAGGTGGTCAGGAGGATAAGCTCAGGCCATGTCACTGGAGTTGCTTGGTGATGGCACAGGGCCAGTCCTAGTGCTGTGAGCTGGGGTGCAAGAGAGAGGCAGGTTCAGCCTATCTGTCAGCCCCAAGGCTGTTTGTGATGTGGGTGGTTGAACAGAATCATTTCTGTCTGGTCACCTTTCTCCTACTGGTGCTTGTTGACGCCTCAAGGCTACCCTCCCAAGGGAGCCCAAGATCGTAGAGTTATAACCCAGACAACAGCCCCTTGGGCCACCAGCAGCATGGGGGGACTCATGCACACCCTGGGTCTGCATTTCTGAGACTCTCTGCTTCAAGCTTGCTTTCCATCCATCATCATGGAATCCTCACCAGCCTCGTTTCCCATGCAAGGCTGCTGAGATTAGAAGCAAAATCACTTGCCTGATGCCAGGTAGCTACCAGGTGGCCAGgctggggttgtttgtttgttttctgagatggggtcctgctatgttacccaggctaatcttgaactcctgggctcaagcaatcctcctgcctcagccctccaagtatctgggattacagactatgggattttttttaagtgaacttTTTATTGAAGTACAATGTACATGCGGAAAACTGGCAGCTCCATGAAATGTTCACAAAGGGAACTCTCCTTGTAACCAGCAGCCAGCTCGAGACAGAACATTATCCCCCAGGACCCCACCTTGTGACCCCTTCCAGTTCCTATCCCCAGGGCCAGGACTAGGGGGAGACAAAAGAGGTGTCTGGGGCACTCGCTCATGGAGTCTCACTTGCACGGCCAGGAGAGGGAGGCCAGGCCTCCCTGACGTCTGCACTCCAGGAGCCTCACCTACCTCCCATTAGTCCTGGCCCTGCCTATCCCCCTCCAAGGGGAACTGctttctgacttttatttttagatggagtctcactctgttgcccaggctggagtgcagtggcacaatctcagctcactgaaacctctacctcctgggttcaagcgatgctcctgcctcagcctcctgagtaactgacactacaggcgtgcaccaccatgcctggctaatttttgtattttcagtagagacggggtttcaccatgttggccaggctagtctcaaactcctgacctcaagtgatctgcccacctcggcctcccaaaatgctgggagtggtaacaggcatgagccactgttcctggccttgCTTCCTGGCTTCTATCAgcacaaaattagttgggtgtttTTTGACTTATTGTAAATGTTAtcatgaggctgggcgcagtggcttatgcctgtaatcctagcactttgggaggctgaggtggaaagatcacctgaggtcacgagtttgagaacagcctggccaacatggcgaaaccccatctctactaacaataccaaaattagccggacacagtggcacatgcctgtactcccagctacttgggaggctgaggcaggagaattgcttgaacccaggaggcggaggttgcggtgagcagagatcgcaccactgcacaccagcctgggccgcagagcaagactctgtctcaaaaaaaaaaaaaaaaaaaaaaaaaggttatcatGAAGTCCATGCTCTTCTATTCTGTATCTGGCTTCCTCCATTCATCAGGAAGCTTGTGAGACTCA is a window from the Rhinopithecus roxellana isolate Shanxi Qingling chromosome 3, ASM756505v1, whole genome shotgun sequence genome containing:
- the SNCB gene encoding beta-synuclein isoform X3; its protein translation is MDVFMKGLSMAKEGVVAAAEKTKQGVTEAAEKTKEGVLYVGSKTREGVVQGVASVAEKTKEQASHLGGAVFSGAGNIAAATGLVKREEFPTDLKEEYQEYEPEA